A section of the Roseomonas marmotae genome encodes:
- a CDS encoding pyridoxamine 5'-phosphate oxidase family protein, protein MPKLNLSDLSERMRRIDIAMLSTHAEDGSIASRPMSNNGDVEYDGHSYYFTWDQSHTVGEIRRNPKVSLTFQGDKAFAVAVEGMAEIIQDKEAFRAHWTPDLDRWFAQGIDTPGVVMIKVNASRLHYWNGEESGEIMP, encoded by the coding sequence ATGCCGAAGCTGAATTTATCCGATCTTTCGGAGAGGATGCGCCGCATCGACATCGCCATGCTCTCCACCCATGCGGAGGATGGCTCCATCGCCAGCCGGCCGATGAGCAACAATGGCGATGTCGAGTATGACGGCCACTCCTACTACTTCACCTGGGACCAGTCCCACACGGTGGGCGAGATCCGGCGCAACCCGAAGGTCTCCCTGACCTTCCAGGGCGACAAGGCCTTCGCCGTGGCGGTGGAGGGAATGGCCGAGATCATCCAGGACAAGGAGGCGTTCCGCGCCCATTGGACGCCCGACCTCGACCGCTGGTTCGCCCAGGGCATCGACACCCCGGGCGTGGTGATGATCAAGGTCAATGCCAGCCGCCTTCATTACTGGAACGGCGAGGAGTCCGGCGAGATCATGCCCTGA
- the ung gene encoding uracil-DNA glycosylase produces MTHPAWGTALAALPPCWREAIGDEFGAPYMDALADFLLAEREAGKTLFPPEPLVFAALLRTPLQQVKAVILGQDPYHQPGQAMGLSFSVPKGVRIPPSLRNIHKELAGDCGIPAPDHGCLTHWADGGVLLLNTALTVEQGKAGSHARAGWHIFTDRVIQAVNARPGPVAFLLWGGHARKKAPMLDTGRHLVLESDHPSPLAAARAATSPCPFAGSRPFSRTNDFLRSHGRNGLIDWRLP; encoded by the coding sequence ATGACGCATCCGGCCTGGGGCACGGCCCTCGCCGCCCTGCCGCCCTGCTGGCGGGAGGCGATCGGCGACGAGTTCGGCGCGCCCTACATGGATGCCCTGGCGGATTTCCTCCTGGCGGAGCGGGAGGCGGGTAAGACCCTGTTCCCGCCCGAGCCGCTGGTCTTCGCCGCGCTGCTGCGCACGCCGCTGCAACAAGTGAAGGCGGTGATCCTGGGCCAGGACCCCTATCACCAGCCCGGCCAGGCCATGGGCCTGTCCTTCTCCGTGCCGAAGGGGGTGCGTATCCCGCCCTCCCTCCGCAACATCCACAAGGAACTCGCGGGTGATTGCGGCATCCCGGCGCCGGACCATGGCTGCCTGACCCACTGGGCGGATGGGGGCGTGCTGCTGCTCAACACCGCCCTGACCGTGGAACAGGGCAAGGCGGGCAGCCACGCCAGGGCGGGCTGGCACATCTTCACGGACCGGGTCATCCAGGCCGTCAATGCGCGACCCGGCCCCGTGGCCTTCCTGCTCTGGGGTGGGCATGCCCGGAAGAAGGCGCCGATGCTGGATACCGGCCGGCACCTGGTGCTGGAATCCGACCATCCCTCGCCCCTGGCGGCGGCCCGCGCGGCGACGAGCCCGTGTCCCTTCGCCGGTTCCCGCCCCTTTAGCCGGACGAATGACTTCCTGCGCAGCCATGGCCGGAACGGCCTGATCGACTGGCGCCTGCCCTGA
- the prfB gene encoding peptide chain release factor 2: MRADAEALNGQIQDSIALLRRHLDWDVALRRLDEVNARAEDPTLWDKPDLAQEVMRERGRLADQIEGVQKLEQNVRDALELVEMAEAEGDEATANAAVADLKEFAAEAKRREIESLLSGEADMRDAFLEVNAGAGGTEAQDWAQMLLRMYTRWAEKRGYKVQLTEESEGEQAGIKSATIQVSGPNAFGWLKTESGVHRLVRISPFDAAARRQTSFASVYVFPVIDDKIEIEINPADIKTDTFRASGAGGQHVNKTESGVRFTHIPTGIVAASTQDRSQHRNRVIAMDMLKARLYELELRKREEVTAGIEAGKTDIGWGHQIRSYVLAPYQLVKDLRTNVEKGNPDAVLDGELDDFMAAALASRVGTTRSEASANAR; this comes from the coding sequence ATGCGCGCAGATGCCGAGGCCCTGAACGGGCAGATCCAGGATTCCATCGCCCTGCTGCGGCGCCACCTCGACTGGGATGTGGCGCTGCGGCGGTTGGATGAGGTGAACGCGCGCGCCGAGGACCCCACGCTGTGGGACAAGCCCGACCTGGCGCAGGAAGTGATGCGCGAGCGTGGCCGGCTGGCCGACCAGATCGAGGGCGTCCAGAAGCTGGAGCAGAATGTCCGCGACGCGCTGGAACTGGTCGAGATGGCGGAGGCCGAGGGCGATGAGGCCACGGCCAATGCCGCCGTGGCCGACCTGAAGGAATTCGCCGCCGAGGCCAAGCGCCGGGAGATCGAGAGCCTGCTCTCGGGCGAGGCCGATATGCGCGACGCCTTCCTGGAAGTGAATGCCGGCGCCGGCGGCACCGAGGCCCAGGACTGGGCCCAGATGCTGCTGCGCATGTACACCCGCTGGGCCGAGAAGCGCGGCTACAAGGTGCAGCTGACCGAAGAATCCGAGGGTGAGCAGGCCGGCATCAAGTCGGCCACCATCCAGGTCTCCGGCCCCAATGCCTTCGGCTGGCTGAAGACGGAAAGCGGCGTGCACCGGCTGGTGCGCATCTCTCCCTTCGACGCCGCCGCCCGGCGCCAGACGAGCTTCGCCAGCGTCTATGTCTTCCCGGTGATCGACGACAAGATCGAGATCGAGATCAACCCGGCGGACATCAAGACCGATACCTTCCGCGCCTCGGGCGCCGGCGGCCAGCACGTGAACAAGACGGAATCGGGCGTGCGCTTCACGCATATCCCCACCGGCATCGTCGCGGCCTCCACCCAGGACCGCTCGCAGCACCGCAACCGCGTCATCGCCATGGATATGCTGAAGGCGCGCCTCTATGAGCTGGAGCTGCGCAAGCGGGAGGAAGTGACCGCGGGCATCGAGGCCGGCAAGACCGATATCGGCTGGGGCCACCAGATCCGTTCCTACGTGCTGGCGCCCTACCAGCTGGTGAAGGACCTCCGCACCAACGTGGAGAAGGGCAACCCGGACGCGGTGCTGGACGGCGAGCTGGACGACTTCATGGCCGCCGCCCTGGCCAGCCGCGTCGGCACCACGCGTTCCGAGGCCAGCGCCAACGCGCGCTGA
- a CDS encoding penicillin-binding protein 1A — MSTTPQRPASGGTPPGGRPPRAPRAGGPGGGGFGRWTRRLVGWGFSLVLALAVVAGIGLYGLYRQGIGDLPDHAWLADYQPPQMSRVFAADSQLMAEMALERRVFLPIDAIPRRVQEAFIAAEDQRFWDHHGVDPVGLARAVMTNLEAMGSGRRAVGASTITQQVAKNMLVGNDRTLMRKVREAILAFRLESAMSKQRILEIYLNEIFLGQQAYGVASAAMNYFNKGLDELTLSETAFLAALPKAPNNLNPYRYPEAARARRDYVLDRMVDDGAITAAEAEAAKQEPIVARGRARPDTVPVGQYFTEEVRRELVARFGQDQTTMGGLVVRTSMEPQLQAATEQALREGLMGYDRRRGGWRGPVARISARPTEWMPELEAAVRPAGALPGWKLAVALEVEARSAKLAWLEKPADGGPAQPRQGTLNFEEVSGWARPVSAQGRLGAAPRRMQDVLSAGDVVLVEPLPARAAEGRNAARAERLALRQIPLVQGAVVALDPQTGRVLAMTGGFNFEQSWFNRATQAMRQPGSSFKPFVYLPALEMGIPPNQKLLDAPIEIMTPQGLWRPGNYSRNTNGWVTMRTALEKSLNLVTIRLAQEIGIDKVADTAARFGVIPNMPKVLSMSLGAGETTVLRMAAGYASFVAGGKQVTPTLIDTVQDRFGRLVWRADNRHCDGCGNPPTAEPPTLVDDRKQVTDPISAYQMVALLQGVVQRGTGRAAGAGLDRPIGGKSGTTNDYMDNWFVGFTPDIVVAVWVGFDEPRSLGDGETGGGNAAPIVHDVLEAALKNSPPVPFRAPPGIALVRVQASNGDTILEPFRPGTEHAARAPIGGGGGGGGGGGGGYGDDGMSNSAAGADSSLGGLY; from the coding sequence GTGTCCACCACACCCCAACGCCCCGCCTCCGGCGGCACGCCGCCGGGCGGAAGGCCGCCCCGCGCGCCAAGGGCCGGCGGGCCGGGCGGCGGCGGCTTCGGGCGCTGGACGCGCCGGCTGGTGGGGTGGGGCTTCTCCCTGGTGCTGGCGCTGGCGGTGGTGGCGGGCATCGGCCTCTATGGCCTCTACCGCCAGGGCATCGGCGACCTGCCGGACCATGCCTGGCTGGCCGATTACCAGCCGCCGCAGATGAGCCGCGTCTTCGCCGCCGACAGCCAGCTGATGGCGGAGATGGCGCTGGAGCGCCGCGTCTTCCTGCCGATCGACGCCATTCCGCGCCGGGTGCAGGAAGCCTTCATCGCCGCCGAGGACCAGCGTTTCTGGGACCACCATGGCGTGGACCCCGTCGGCCTGGCGCGCGCCGTGATGACCAACCTGGAGGCCATGGGCAGCGGCCGCCGGGCGGTGGGCGCCTCCACCATCACCCAGCAGGTCGCCAAGAACATGCTGGTGGGCAATGACCGCACCCTCATGCGGAAGGTGCGGGAGGCGATCCTGGCCTTCCGGCTGGAAAGCGCCATGTCCAAGCAGCGCATCCTGGAGATCTACCTGAACGAGATCTTCCTGGGGCAGCAGGCTTATGGCGTGGCCTCGGCCGCCATGAACTACTTCAACAAGGGCCTGGACGAGCTGACCCTGAGCGAGACGGCCTTCCTGGCCGCGCTGCCCAAGGCCCCCAACAACCTGAACCCTTACCGCTACCCCGAGGCCGCGCGCGCCCGCCGCGACTATGTGCTGGACCGCATGGTGGATGACGGCGCGATCACGGCGGCCGAGGCCGAGGCGGCGAAGCAGGAGCCGATCGTCGCCCGGGGCCGCGCCCGCCCGGATACCGTGCCCGTCGGCCAGTATTTCACCGAGGAGGTGCGGCGTGAGCTGGTGGCCCGGTTCGGCCAGGACCAGACCACCATGGGCGGGCTGGTGGTGCGCACCAGTATGGAGCCGCAGCTGCAGGCCGCGACCGAGCAGGCGCTGCGCGAGGGGCTGATGGGCTATGACCGCCGCCGCGGCGGCTGGCGTGGCCCGGTGGCCAGGATCTCCGCCCGGCCCACGGAATGGATGCCGGAGCTGGAGGCCGCCGTCCGCCCGGCCGGCGCCCTGCCCGGCTGGAAGCTGGCGGTGGCGCTGGAGGTGGAGGCGCGCAGCGCAAAGCTGGCCTGGCTGGAAAAGCCCGCCGACGGCGGCCCCGCCCAGCCGCGCCAGGGCACGCTGAATTTCGAGGAGGTCTCCGGCTGGGCCCGCCCCGTCTCGGCCCAGGGGCGCCTCGGCGCCGCGCCGCGGCGGATGCAGGATGTGCTCAGCGCCGGCGACGTGGTGCTGGTGGAGCCGCTGCCCGCCCGCGCGGCCGAGGGCCGCAACGCGGCGCGGGCGGAGCGGCTGGCGCTGCGGCAGATCCCGCTGGTGCAGGGCGCCGTGGTGGCGCTGGACCCGCAGACCGGCCGCGTGCTGGCCATGACCGGCGGCTTTAACTTCGAGCAGAGCTGGTTCAACCGCGCCACCCAGGCGATGCGCCAGCCCGGCTCCTCCTTCAAGCCCTTCGTCTATCTGCCGGCGCTGGAGATGGGCATCCCGCCCAACCAGAAGCTGCTGGACGCGCCGATCGAGATCATGACGCCGCAGGGCCTCTGGCGCCCCGGCAACTACAGCCGCAACACCAATGGCTGGGTGACGATGCGCACGGCGCTGGAGAAGTCGCTCAACCTCGTCACCATCCGGCTGGCGCAGGAGATCGGCATCGACAAGGTGGCCGATACCGCCGCGCGCTTCGGCGTCATCCCGAACATGCCGAAGGTGCTGTCCATGTCGCTGGGCGCGGGGGAGACGACCGTGCTGCGGATGGCCGCGGGCTACGCCTCCTTCGTCGCCGGCGGCAAGCAGGTGACGCCGACGCTGATCGATACGGTGCAGGACCGTTTCGGCCGCCTGGTCTGGCGCGCCGACAACCGCCACTGCGATGGCTGCGGCAACCCGCCCACGGCCGAGCCGCCGACCCTGGTGGACGACCGCAAGCAGGTGACGGACCCGATCTCGGCCTATCAGATGGTCGCGCTGCTGCAAGGCGTGGTGCAGCGCGGCACCGGCCGCGCCGCCGGCGCCGGGCTGGACCGCCCGATCGGCGGCAAGAGCGGCACCACCAACGATTACATGGACAACTGGTTCGTCGGCTTCACGCCCGATATCGTGGTGGCCGTCTGGGTCGGCTTCGACGAGCCGCGCTCCCTGGGCGATGGCGAGACGGGCGGCGGCAACGCGGCCCCCATCGTGCATGACGTGCTGGAGGCGGCGCTGAAGAACAGCCCGCCCGTGCCCTTCCGCGCCCCGCCGGGCATCGCCCTGGTGCGCGTGCAGGCCAGCAACGGCGACACCATCCTGGAGCCCTTCCGGCCCGGCACCGAGCATGCCGCCCGCGCCCCGATCGGCGGTGGCGGCGGCGGCGGGGGTGGCGGGGGCGGCGGGTATGGCGACGACGGCATGTCCAATTCGGCGGCCGGCGCGGATTCCTCGCTGGGCGGGCTCTACTGA
- the phnD gene encoding phosphate/phosphite/phosphonate ABC transporter substrate-binding protein: MHRRHLLALTGLAAGLGASPGMAFRQARAQQPAMPAPGKRPWAAQVPGLRIGVLGGESESDRLGRYGDYARLLEETFQVPTRLYFASDYGGVQQAFAARQIEMASMAPAAYAGVWMDTNGGVEPILVTQEQDGSTAYVAVMYVRADSGISSLEQMRGRSIAWSDPNSASGYLIPRAELRAAGISPEPGQFFSRAGFGGGHDQALVAVLQKQYDAGVTWVSGQGEFPYTRGTLRAAVEKGMLEAKDLRVIWTSRPIQNGPIVVRADVPAEFKEDMIAFHLALPKVHPDIHRAVERGSAVGWARTSHKDYAVFVEMRQAEAQQRRRRD; the protein is encoded by the coding sequence ATGCACCGCCGCCATCTGCTGGCCCTGACGGGCCTCGCCGCCGGACTGGGCGCTTCCCCGGGCATGGCCTTCCGGCAGGCCCGGGCGCAGCAGCCAGCCATGCCCGCCCCGGGCAAGCGCCCCTGGGCGGCCCAGGTGCCCGGCCTGCGGATCGGCGTGCTGGGCGGGGAGTCGGAGAGCGACCGCCTGGGCCGCTACGGCGACTATGCCAGGCTGCTGGAAGAGACTTTCCAGGTGCCCACACGGCTCTATTTCGCCAGCGACTATGGCGGGGTGCAGCAGGCCTTCGCCGCCCGGCAGATCGAGATGGCGAGCATGGCCCCCGCCGCCTATGCCGGCGTCTGGATGGACACCAATGGCGGCGTAGAGCCCATCCTGGTGACGCAGGAGCAGGACGGCTCCACCGCCTATGTGGCGGTGATGTATGTCCGCGCCGATTCCGGCATCTCCAGCCTGGAGCAGATGCGGGGCCGTTCCATCGCCTGGTCGGACCCGAACAGCGCCTCGGGCTACCTGATCCCGCGCGCGGAGCTGCGGGCCGCCGGCATCAGCCCGGAGCCCGGGCAGTTCTTCTCCCGCGCCGGCTTCGGCGGGGGGCACGACCAGGCGCTGGTGGCGGTGCTGCAGAAGCAGTACGACGCCGGCGTCACCTGGGTCTCCGGCCAGGGCGAGTTCCCCTATACCCGCGGCACGCTGCGCGCGGCGGTGGAGAAGGGCATGCTGGAGGCGAAGGACCTGCGGGTCATCTGGACCTCCCGCCCCATCCAGAACGGGCCCATCGTGGTGCGTGCCGACGTGCCGGCGGAGTTCAAGGAGGACATGATCGCCTTCCACCTGGCCCTGCCCAAGGTGCACCCGGACATCCACAGGGCGGTGGAACGCGGCAGCGCCGTTGGCTGGGCCCGCACCAGCCACAAGGACTACGCCGTCTTCGTCGAGATGCGGCAGGCCGAGGCGCAGCAGCGCCGCCGCCGGGACTGA
- a CDS encoding ABC transporter substrate-binding protein, with amino-acid sequence MIDRRNLLGAAAALTAAPATGWLARPAIAQGAPLKIGMITSLSGPGGYLGQDIRDGFALAMETDGGKLGGTPVQLLVEDDALKPGQGKQIAERFMQNEKIRLLTGIVFSNVLGAVAPDVLDAGGIYVSPNASPSNLAGRECHRNFWSVAWQNDSLHEAAGQAARNLGYKKVFVLAPNYQAGKDAINGFKRKYGLPVAGEVYTRLDQTDYAAEMAQIRAAQPDAVYQFHPGGLGIAFLKQYVQAGLSANIPMVLSSPSMDYNTMTAVGEAALGITVTAHWNSDFDNAANKGFLAAFQAKYNRMPTYYAEQGYDTALAIGAALRGTRGQVDDTEAFRRAMMPAKFESPRGKFAFGPNQHPVCDWYMLKVQKGSDGRLTLVTQPGKVLENYGDAYSAQCKL; translated from the coding sequence ATGATCGACAGGCGTAACCTGCTGGGGGCCGCCGCGGCGCTGACCGCCGCCCCCGCCACCGGCTGGCTGGCCCGCCCGGCCATCGCCCAGGGCGCCCCGCTGAAGATCGGCATGATCACCAGCCTCTCCGGCCCCGGCGGCTATCTGGGCCAGGACATCCGCGACGGCTTCGCGCTGGCGATGGAGACCGATGGCGGCAAGCTCGGCGGCACGCCGGTGCAGTTGCTGGTGGAGGACGATGCGCTGAAGCCCGGCCAGGGCAAGCAGATCGCCGAGCGCTTCATGCAGAACGAGAAGATCAGGCTGCTGACCGGCATCGTCTTCTCCAACGTCCTCGGCGCCGTGGCGCCGGATGTGCTGGATGCGGGCGGCATCTATGTCAGCCCCAATGCCTCGCCCTCCAACCTCGCCGGGCGGGAATGCCACCGCAACTTCTGGTCCGTCGCCTGGCAGAATGACAGCCTGCACGAGGCCGCCGGCCAGGCCGCGCGCAACCTCGGCTACAAGAAGGTCTTCGTGCTGGCCCCCAACTACCAGGCGGGCAAGGATGCCATCAACGGCTTCAAGCGGAAGTATGGCCTGCCGGTGGCGGGCGAGGTCTATACGCGCCTCGACCAGACCGACTACGCGGCCGAGATGGCGCAGATCCGCGCGGCGCAGCCGGATGCGGTCTACCAGTTCCATCCGGGCGGGCTCGGCATCGCCTTCCTGAAGCAGTATGTGCAGGCCGGGCTCTCGGCCAATATCCCGATGGTGCTCTCCTCACCCTCGATGGACTACAACACCATGACGGCGGTGGGCGAGGCGGCGCTGGGCATCACCGTGACCGCGCATTGGAATTCGGATTTCGACAACGCCGCCAACAAGGGTTTCCTGGCCGCCTTCCAGGCCAAATACAACCGCATGCCCACCTATTACGCCGAGCAGGGCTACGACACCGCGCTGGCCATCGGCGCGGCGCTGCGCGGCACCAGGGGGCAGGTGGACGATACGGAAGCCTTCCGGCGCGCGATGATGCCCGCGAAGTTCGAATCCCCGCGCGGGAAGTTCGCCTTCGGCCCCAACCAGCACCCGGTCTGCGACTGGTACATGCTGAAGGTGCAGAAGGGCTCGGACGGCCGGCTGACCCTCGTCACCCAGCCGGGCAAGGTGCTGGAGAATTACGGCGACGCCTATTCGGCGCAGTGCAAGCTCTGA
- a CDS encoding branched-chain amino acid ABC transporter permease, whose translation MALLLEQLLNGVQLGVMLFLLAAGLTLVFGIMGVINLAHGSLYMVGAFAAAFTAAQTGSALLALLAGLAAAALCGMVMEYVVLRRLYARDHLDQVLATFGLILFFNQGMVLLFGRQPLFVDIPPLLQGAVEIIPGVPYPAYRIAIIGVGLLVGLGLWFLLQRTRVGMLVRAGATHREMVRALGVDIRLLYTLVFGLGALLAGLAGVMAGPLFSVQVGMGEQILIQTFVVIVIGGLGSVRGAVAGALLVGVVDTMLRAYLPTALRGVMQGADADALAAGLASMGIYLLMAIVLLIRPRGLFPAHA comes from the coding sequence ATGGCGCTGCTGTTGGAACAGCTGCTCAATGGCGTGCAGCTCGGGGTCATGCTGTTCCTGCTGGCGGCGGGCCTGACTTTGGTCTTCGGCATCATGGGCGTGATCAACCTCGCCCATGGCTCGCTCTACATGGTCGGCGCCTTCGCGGCGGCCTTCACCGCGGCGCAGACCGGCTCCGCCCTGCTGGCGCTGCTGGCCGGGCTGGCGGCGGCGGCGCTCTGCGGAATGGTCATGGAATATGTCGTGCTGCGCCGGCTCTATGCGCGGGATCACCTGGACCAGGTGCTCGCCACCTTCGGGCTGATCCTCTTCTTCAACCAGGGCATGGTGCTGCTCTTCGGGCGGCAGCCGCTCTTCGTGGATATCCCGCCACTGCTACAGGGCGCGGTGGAGATCATCCCGGGCGTGCCCTACCCCGCCTATCGCATTGCCATCATCGGCGTCGGCCTGCTGGTGGGCCTCGGCCTCTGGTTCCTGCTCCAGCGCACGCGGGTTGGCATGCTGGTCCGCGCCGGCGCCACACATAGAGAGATGGTGCGCGCGCTGGGCGTGGATATCCGGCTGCTCTACACGCTGGTCTTCGGCCTTGGCGCGCTGCTGGCGGGGCTGGCGGGGGTGATGGCGGGGCCTCTCTTCTCCGTGCAGGTCGGCATGGGCGAGCAGATCCTGATCCAGACCTTCGTCGTCATCGTCATCGGCGGGCTGGGCTCGGTGCGCGGCGCCGTGGCGGGCGCGCTGCTGGTGGGGGTGGTGGATACGATGCTGCGCGCCTATCTGCCCACCGCCCTGCGCGGCGTCATGCAGGGCGCGGATGCCGATGCCCTGGCCGCCGGCCTCGCCTCGATGGGCATCTACCTGCTGATGGCCATCGTGCTGCTGATCCGCCCGCGCGGCCTCTTCCCCGCCCATGCGTGA
- a CDS encoding branched-chain amino acid ABC transporter permease, whose translation MRDRLLAGLALVLAIALPWLAEAAGSPATISLATRMAVYGIAAAALNLVLGYGGLVSFGHAAYFGLGGYAVGILYSHWSLGEPFLGLIPGTVSLPATLGAAMLVGGVAAGIFGALSLRTRGVQFIMITLAFAQMLFFLFVSLKAYGGDDGLSIRRRGEFPGLDLRDARQLYWLCLGVLVAWLALLRRVTRSRFGQVLAGARQSERRMAALGVSVYPYRLTAFILSGMGTALAGALMANAMRFVSPDMMHWAQSGELMIMVILGGLGTLLGPVLGAVALVGLEYILAGLTEHWQFILGPILLLVVLFARGGLMAMLRRILPA comes from the coding sequence ATGCGTGACCGCCTGCTCGCGGGCCTCGCGCTGGTGCTGGCCATCGCCCTGCCCTGGCTGGCGGAAGCCGCCGGCAGCCCCGCCACCATCAGCCTGGCCACGCGCATGGCGGTCTATGGCATCGCCGCCGCCGCGCTGAATCTCGTGCTGGGCTATGGCGGGCTGGTCAGCTTCGGCCATGCCGCCTATTTCGGCCTGGGCGGCTATGCCGTCGGCATCCTCTATTCGCACTGGTCGCTGGGCGAGCCTTTCCTCGGGCTGATCCCCGGCACCGTCAGCCTGCCCGCCACGCTGGGCGCGGCCATGCTGGTGGGCGGCGTGGCGGCGGGGATCTTCGGCGCGCTCTCGCTGCGCACGCGCGGCGTGCAGTTCATCATGATCACCCTCGCCTTCGCGCAGATGCTGTTCTTCCTCTTCGTCTCGCTGAAGGCCTATGGCGGGGATGACGGGCTGAGCATCCGCCGGCGCGGGGAATTCCCGGGGCTGGACCTGCGCGATGCCCGTCAGCTCTACTGGCTCTGCCTGGGCGTGCTGGTGGCCTGGCTGGCCCTGCTCCGGCGCGTCACCCGCTCCCGCTTCGGGCAGGTGCTGGCGGGGGCGCGGCAGAGCGAGCGGCGCATGGCCGCCCTCGGCGTCTCCGTCTATCCCTACCGGCTCACCGCCTTCATCCTCTCCGGCATGGGCACGGCGCTGGCGGGGGCGCTGATGGCCAATGCCATGCGCTTCGTCAGCCCGGACATGATGCACTGGGCGCAGTCGGGCGAGCTGATGATCATGGTCATCCTGGGCGGGCTCGGCACGCTGCTGGGGCCCGTGCTGGGCGCGGTCGCGCTGGTCGGGCTGGAATACATCCTGGCCGGGCTGACCGAGCACTGGCAGTTCATCCTCGGCCCCATCCTGCTGCTGGTCGTGCTCTTCGCGCGCGGCGGGCTGATGGCGATGCTGCGCAGGATACTGCCGGCATGA
- a CDS encoding ABC transporter ATP-binding protein, producing MSTPLLRVENLEKRFGGLCATDGLNLDVMPGELHALIGPNGAGKSTAIGQITGEIRPDGGRILFGGHDITRLSAARRVRRGLARSFQIVQLLDDESAEANAALAVQAAQGHSFRFWRDASRDASLRAPARALLRRAGLPDARHAIPAADLAAGERKQVELALALAASPRLLLLDEPMAGLGAAESRAMTETLRGLKGQTAILLVEHDMEAVFALADRISVLVYGKVIATGTAEAIRSDPEVRAAYLTEEEGV from the coding sequence ATGAGCACGCCGCTGCTGCGCGTCGAGAATCTCGAGAAGCGCTTCGGCGGGCTGTGCGCCACGGACGGGCTGAACCTCGATGTCATGCCCGGTGAGCTGCACGCGCTGATCGGCCCCAACGGCGCCGGCAAGTCTACCGCCATCGGCCAGATCACCGGCGAGATCCGCCCGGATGGCGGGCGCATCCTGTTCGGCGGGCATGACATCACCCGCCTCTCCGCCGCGCGGCGGGTGCGGCGCGGCCTCGCCCGCAGCTTCCAGATCGTGCAGCTGCTGGACGATGAAAGCGCCGAGGCCAATGCGGCGCTCGCCGTGCAGGCGGCGCAGGGCCATTCCTTCCGCTTCTGGCGCGACGCGTCGCGCGATGCGTCGCTGCGCGCCCCCGCCCGCGCCCTGCTGCGCCGCGCCGGATTGCCCGATGCCCGCCACGCCATCCCCGCCGCCGACCTCGCGGCCGGGGAGCGCAAGCAGGTGGAACTGGCGCTGGCGCTCGCCGCCTCCCCCCGCCTGCTGCTGCTGGACGAGCCCATGGCCGGTCTCGGCGCCGCTGAATCCCGCGCCATGACGGAGACCCTGCGCGGGTTGAAGGGGCAGACCGCCATCCTGCTGGTCGAGCACGACATGGAAGCCGTCTTCGCCCTGGCCGACCGCATCTCCGTCCTGGTCTACGGCAAGGTCATCGCCACCGGCACGGCGGAGGCCATCCGCAGCGACCCGGAGGTGCGCGCCGCCTATCTGACGGAGGAGGAGGGCGTCTGA
- a CDS encoding ABC transporter ATP-binding protein: MLEVSALQAGYGHSQVLFDVGLRVGAGEVVTLLGRNGMGKTTTVRAIMGLNPPRGGGIAFRGAPLAGLPPEAIARRGIGLVPEGRQVFPTLSVRENLVATAANRAGHAEPWTLERIYALFPRLRERASQSARTLSGGEQQMLAIGRALMTNPHLLILDEATEGLAPVIRAEIWATLAALKQRGQAILVIDKNLTALGRLADRHYVLEKGRTVWSGSSADLARDAERVRGWIGV; this comes from the coding sequence ATGCTGGAGGTCTCCGCCCTCCAGGCCGGCTATGGCCATAGCCAGGTGCTCTTCGATGTCGGGCTGCGCGTCGGGGCGGGGGAGGTGGTGACGCTGCTCGGCCGCAACGGCATGGGCAAGACCACCACCGTCCGCGCCATCATGGGGCTCAACCCGCCGCGCGGCGGCGGCATCGCCTTCCGCGGCGCGCCGCTGGCCGGGCTGCCGCCCGAGGCCATCGCCCGGCGCGGCATCGGGCTGGTGCCGGAAGGCCGGCAGGTCTTCCCCACCCTCTCCGTGCGGGAGAACCTGGTCGCCACCGCCGCCAACCGCGCCGGCCATGCCGAGCCCTGGACGCTGGAGCGGATCTACGCGCTGTTTCCGCGCCTGCGCGAACGCGCCTCCCAGTCCGCCCGCACCCTCTCGGGCGGCGAGCAGCAGATGCTGGCGATCGGCCGCGCGCTGATGACCAACCCGCATCTGCTGATCCTGGACGAAGCCACCGAGGGCCTCGCCCCCGTCATCCGCGCCGAGATCTGGGCGACGCTCGCCGCCCTGAAGCAGCGCGGGCAGGCGATCCTGGTGATCGACAAGAACCTGACGGCGCTGGGACGGCTGGCCGACCGGCACTACGTGCTGGAGAAGGGCCGCACGGTCTGGTCCGGCAGCAGCGCCGATCTGGCGCGCGACGCGGAACGGGTGCGGGGATGGATCGGGGTGTGA